ATCCGTTGACATTCGGCTCGTTAACAGTCGGTTCGTTAACATTCGACTCGTTGACGTTCGGCTCGTCAACAGTGGGCTCGTTAACAGTCATCTCGTTAACAGTTGTCGTCTCCTTAACAGTCGGCTCATTATCAGTGGGCTCGTTAAAAGTGGGCTCAGTTGACTGATCATCTAAAACCCAGTTCACTGTAGGAGTATTGGATTGATTCTCGTCCATCGGTTGACTCTCAGTCGGCTCGTTAACAGTCATCTCGTTAACAGTCATCTCGTCAACAGTCGTCTCCTTAACAGTTGGCTCGTTAACAGTCGGCTCATTAACAGTGGGCTCAGTTGACTGGTCAACTAAAACCCAATTCACTGTAGGAATATCAGATTGATTCTCGTCCATCGGTTGACTCTCAGTCGGCTCATTAACAGTCCTCTCATTAGCAGTGGGCTCGGTTGACTGGTCAACTAAAACCCAGTTCACTGTAGGAATATCGGATCGATTCTCGTCCATCGGTTGACTCTCAGTCGGCTCGTCAACAGTCATCTCGTTAACAGTGGGCTCGGTTGACTGGTCAACTAAAACCCAGTTCACAGTAGGAATATCGGATTGATTCTCGTCCATCGGTTGACTCTCAGTCAGCTCATTATCAGTGGGCTCATTAACAGTAGGCTCAGTTGACTGGTCAACTAAAACCCAATTCACTCTAGGAATATATGATTGATTCTCGTCCATCGGTTGACTCTCAGTCAGCTTGTTAATAGTCGTCTCGTCAACAGTCATCTCGTTAATAGTCGTCTCGTCAACAGTCATCTCGTTAATAGTCGTCTCCTTAACAGTCTGCTCGTTAACAGTCGGCTCACTAACAGTCGGCTCAGTTGACTGGTCAACTAAAACCCAGTTTACTGTAGGAATATCGGATTGATTCTCGTCCATCGGTTGACTCTCAGTCGGCTTGTTAACAGTGGGTTCGTTAACGGTCGTCTCGTTAACAGTCCTCTCGTCAACAGTCCTCTCGTCAACAGTGGGCTCAGTTGACTGGTCAACTAAAACCCAGTTCACTGTAGGATAATCAGTATGATTCTCATCAATCGGTTGACTCTCAGCAACCGAATGTGATGTATCAGGGCTTATAATGCTTTCTTCGACATTATCTTTGCTGCAATTGCCAGCTGGCATTTCAGAGTCCCCATGTGGCGCCACGTCATCAGGAATTGTTTCATTAACAATTACATCGGCACGTGGTGTATAGGGGATAATAGCCAACATCTCTTCCACACTCTCTTCGTTGCAGTTTCCAGCCGGCGTTTCCGTCTGACCAATGTCGCCATGTGGCGCCACATCAGCAGTCTGTTGCTGGCTGGTATTCACTTCTGGAACTTGAGTATCAACCAAACTAACTTTCCCTGAAACGTCATCATCACGCTGTTGATATTGAAATTCTCCAATTTTTTCACTCACAGTTACCGCGTCATCCTTTGCCACGTCATCCTCCATGTGATCATCCTGTATTTCTCCAACTGACACACTTGCTGACGTGGCATCAGCATTCTGTTTTTCAGATGTATAAGAACTCTTGGACGCAACATCATCAGCACCATCAACATCACTAATATCAACACTTTGGGCTTCATTCGTGTTTCCATCTAATAAAGTGGGGCCCACTTCAGGGTTTTCAGATGGCACCACAATAATCTCATGTTGGGACCCACGCACAGAATGTTCTTTTTCAGCAGCCAACAGTTTCGACTCTAGATCTTTGAGTTTAGTCTCCCTCATTTTTTCATGCTCTTCTAATTTTTTAGCAAATTCTTGGTCTAATCTTTTAATTTTTTCCGACATTAAAGAAGGATTTTTATTATACAAGAAACGAATAACAGCTTCATCGGCACTATAACCTTTAACTAACTTTAATCTCGCCTCTTCCCATTCTTCATTATACTTTTCTATCTCATCTCGCTCCTTTTTACAAACATTTTCAGCTTTACTATTACATTTGTTTGCTTCTTTTTCATTAGATGATTCGTTACATTCTGATGAATCGACATTTTTGGTAACAGGATCTTTAAAAGAATCGAAAATGTCGGTGTGTTGTAAGAAACTTTCCTTTGCTGGTTGCAGTTTTTTGTACACCTCTTCTGTTTCATCCTCCCTGCAACAAAACTTGAAATGCTTCTTTGCAATAGCAAAAGATTCTCTCCTATCAATGTCGTTTTTTGCAAGTGCTGAACCGGTCCAACACTAAAATGACAAGAAGTATTTTAGTAAGtacttatacatacatatataattatatatacatatatatatttacataaacgagaaccacaaaaagggtgagaactgcgagaactgtttaatttcatagtttttatgcatttaaatgcaacaaattacatgcaaatgttaattaatgctcatatcattaacaaacatatgttcattatcacaaattacacgttaaattgttaattatatgaaactgttcatATGTTcagaaacaaatatgcacatgtgaacgagaaactatatatttaattatataggtaaaatataagtttttcaaaatattttatgttcattcttatTCTCCATCAATATCTACGGAtgattcaatctagttacatgtgaaaatctttataaatcaaaagttctcgcagttctcgccttttttgtggttctcgtttgaacttttgactacacatctatatatctatatatgtgtatatatacatctaTCTGTATATATACCTACATATGTGTGTACATAaatgtgtgtatatacatatacatatgtgtgtataTACATGTGTACATACATGcgtgtgtgtgtgtatttgtgtTTGTGTGTGCGTATCTCCGTGTGTGTGTGTatgcatatatatctatatataataatgtTTGTAAGTACTTGGTACATTAGAAGTTCATACCAGTGAAATCATGAGTGCTTGTAATGTACTTGTGTGTTCCTTGCTGACACGGAATTTTTCAAGAACGAATTCAAGGAATTTCCCCACTGTTATCTTTACATCCTCCTTCAATTACACAAAGTGATAATCAGTTAAATTTTTCTTTTTATACTCAAAAAGGTAAATAAGGTAATGTAAGTGCCACAACAGGATAATGATAAATTATAtgttcaatctcgtctaccgtcaGAAACAGTCACACTTATCGTTTAAACATACCACCGTCGCACTCAATCCTATGGACAAAACAGTACAAGAAAAACACATAAAACATACATGGATTTCCAAATAACAATGACCACGGTTTGGTTCTGAATAAAAAATTGACTGTTAATTTTTCTGGACTGATACTCTGGATAACTGAATTAAATAAGTTTGTTTTGATTTTTTGTGAACTATATTAAATTATCTACGTATAGTATATAAAAAGGACAAATTTAATTACTTTTTAACAAGATATATTTAACAGAACATAACAATTTAACCAATTGAAAGTATGTTATTTTGTAAGTAATACAAATGATAAGAAAAGTTACTGGTTTTGGCCTTCAAAAAGAGTTCAATCAATATGTGTATAGTATTTTCAGATTTGTAAAGAAAAATGTTGACCAAAACAAAATAATTTAATAatcaaaattttcaaaattttaaattttcaCATGCTGAATAGATAGAACACCATTCAATTTAGTGGATAAAAGTTTCAAAAACAAAAACACAACCTCTGACCAAATCCGAAGTATCCCCTCTGCACAATCCCATTAAGAGGCAATCAAAGACAACCTTACTTATAGCCCTACTTATAGTTAATTGGGCCAAACAGATTAAAAGGGTATCTAGTTAATCGGGCCAAACAGATAAGAAGGGTGTCTAGTAAATTGGGCCAAACAGGTTAAAAGGGACGCAAGTCACCGTCTATTTTTTATTTCATACAATGATACAACCGTCTAAATAATTTGTAATTCAAAAGTTAGGTCATGTTAAAAAAAACTAAACGGGTCAACCAAACTCGACCCGTGTTGACCCATTACCCAAACATGAATCTTTTGGATATCTTTAAGCCAATACTAATATACAGGAACatactatatatagatatagatatatatacacacacacacacacacaccaacaTACCGTGAACTTTAGGACGTTACAGAGCTCAAAAACAGTGGGCTTCATGATGTCATGTATACTCGCATCATTAACTATTGCTGTTGACCAAAACTGATCCCCAGATGACGACTGAGACTCGTTGTGCGCAGGTACACTCGAACCCCCTGAAACAACATattaatatcttttaattatatGTCAATTTATCAGCCAacatgaaaaaagaaaaaaaagaacatCTTTCCCTAAGGTTAATATAGTCAATTTACCTTCATTCCATTCATTTACAACCTTAGATTGACCATTTACAGTCCTCCTACGCGATTTTACACCACCATTTTCCTCCGATGATCCAAGAAAGTAACTGGGTCGTTTTCGCTGACGTGGCGTCGAATCGGGTAAAAACTTCCAAACTGGATTCTGTCCTTCAAACACCTTTCTCCAAAATACATACGGTTGGTCAACATCAGTCAAACGGGATTTTATCTCAGTATGTTTAGCATAACTTCCAAAATTTTGAATTCTACTAATGATTGAATTAGATGCATCATTAATTTTACATTTATGAGAAATCAAGTACAAAATCTCATCCATTACATCCCTTAATAACGAATCTTCAGACGAGATATTTCGATTAGACGAAGTATGAAACTCGTTAAGTCTTTGAAACAAATTCGATACGCCCCATGTCAGCAACGCATCATAATTACTCCTTAAATTTGGTGGTCTGATACTAATAGACACGTTTTGTTCTGCAAGTTTAAGAACTTTTTCTTCCAATGTGGATGAAGAATATAAACGAAGAATCATTATTTGTTCTGAATTTGAATCCATATGTAGTTTTTGCAACGCTTTTAAATCGTTAGTGGGAATCAAGTCACTATCGTATATGATTATCATGTCTACTGACGATAGTTTGATGCTTGGATTACACGCACGAGACTCGAGCAACAAGATATATCGACCCGTTTCTTTGTTATATTTGTGTAAAGAAAGTTTATTTGTTGACGAAATGGGTCCTTTTCCATCCACACATACATAAGATTCTTGACCGAATCTTCGAAGCACGAAGTCATCCAGTATGTTTCCAATTGAAGTACCACTTGTAGACTATATCAAATACAATTTACAATTCATCATTAAATAAGTTAGGAAATTATTGTAGCTTAAATTTAAGTTATTGATTTATACCTGAAAAAGAATAAGCACTTTTAGCTGGCGTTTTTGAATTTCGGGTAGTATTAAGTCAAGAAATTGTAGTTTGCCACTTGTTTTTACACCAACGTCCAATTGCATACTTTGCTCATAATCCTTCATGATATGTTTCTCGAGAGAAGGATCCACCAGGTAGGGATGATTACAAcactaaaattaaaaaaaaaaaaaaaaattaaaaaataattctTTAATATTATCTACATATGAAAAATATGATAATAGGTAACTCGTAGCATATACGATAGATTAACAGAATGTTGCAAAAAAACTAATCGGGGAGTAATCAGTCCCGACCATAGAGGGAGTATTTGGCAAATCGGGATCAGATGTTGACTAAACTAACTTttactttgaccaattttgaccccGTAATCCCTACTTTGACCAATTAATCCTTATTATTCCTGATTTCTGTTGACCTTAATAAACAACTCTTAGCATATACGATAGATTAACTGAATGTTGCAAAAAAGCTAACCGGGGAGTAATCGACCAATCAGGATTAATCAGATGGTGACTAACTTtaactttgaccaattttgaccaaTTAATCCCTACTTTGGCCAACTGATCCCTATTAATCACAATTTATGGTGACCGATTAATCAGATATTTAACGATTAATCCCCGTTGACCAATTTGGATTATTTGGATCGGACCTCTAAGAAAACAAGTAATCGACTTGTATCGAGATTTAACAAATAATGAACTAATGGAAGAATAATACATAAACTAACCTTCATGTTGGTATCAAGAATCTCTTTAAGAGAACCAAGAGTATCGGTTTTTGAACATGAACGAAGAAACATTGCATTCGAGAGTAAATTCGCGCAATATTGCTCAAGCTGCATGTTTGATATCTGAACAGGAACCCAAAATTCTACAAATTTTGAATTCTGATTGTTCGTTTGGGTATCATTGTTTTCAGCATTCTCCATAACCTGCTGCATGATTTGTAAATATAAACTCTTAATGAGTCAACTcggttaaatatatttaattaaaattttaatacaCTCGGAACCATGAAATGTGGTCCCGCTGAACAGTTTACCgccaataattaaaaaaaaaaaaaagtatcaaaTGATTGTCCAACCTTGTCACGAGAGTCAAGTTCCATCTGGTTCTCTGTATCGAGATTAATCCTGCATGATAAGTGTAACAGAATtatcaaatgaaaaaaaaaaaaaaaaaaaaaaaaacctagggTTTTAAATCTTGTGTATATGACTTTATACACAAGATTAAAAACTAGGGTTTTAAACTATTTACTATTAGCATTCTTACGTTTTTCTATCCATGGAAAACACAAAGACAACATAATACAAATAAAATTTAAAAACCGAATAGCCTACCAcataaaaaaaaagtaaacaatcaATCTTATGTGTAATCAGTAATAATGGAGTAAGCCAAAATGAATTAAAACTTAATACAGTAGACGATACCTATTTCATTTTCATCTAATGAAGAACAAGAGTCAGCAACTCAAATTCGTAATCAGTAGTTATTATGATAGGAACAGAATTTATAAAAATGGAAATAggctaaattttattaagaaaacaatggATAGTGGCCCGATTTGAGATGTGTGCGGTCTCCGATTACAAGAACACGATATGAAAACAATCTGAATCTCAAATGAAATGAAGATAATGAAAAACTAGCCCCTTATTTATATTATTCAGATTCTGAAATTAAGACACAAATTGCTCCCTAATCAACTCCCTAAATTTCCTCCGAATATTAATTGCATTAATCATCCATTAACTTTGATTGAAAAAATTTAGCCAATTTCCAAAGATAGAAATTTGAATACCAGGACTCTTATCgtattacttattacttattaacATCAAACCGAAATGAATTGGTTGAATTGAAATTGTATACAGTAAATAATACTTAAAAGAAATAAAATCGTAAAATTAAGGTTTTTGTGAGCTCAGTAGTTAGTAACATCAATGTATCAAACCGAAATGAATTGGTTGAATTGAATTTGTATACAATAGATAATACTTGAACGAAATGAAAccgtaaaattagggtttttatgAGCTGTTCAAAATTAAAAAATGTGTCCGTGGATGGAGCCATAAACACTAAATGTGGTGACCAAATAATCCATTCAGTCAATTAATCTCAATAAGTCAGGAGTAAACAGGCCCTAAGAATATAGAGAGTTAGTTTCTCTTCAATGATGCCTAACTAAACCCTAGTTCAACAAGTAAATCAAGCATGATCCCAAAATTCTCCAAATCTATATTTTCTATTATTTGGAAATACCATTATCACCTATTTTCATTATAGCTATACTATCAACGCCTATTTCAAATATAAAAAACACAATTATTACCTCTTCTACCAAATAACACCTATATAACCCGTCCAAAAAGTTATACCCTAGTCTACAATTTCTCTTTACTTAACTCTTATCTCCTCACATTTTCATCAAAAATAACAACATAAAAACTAGTACTAATCAGCACTAAGTTGCATACATTAGATCTTTATAATCACCCTAAAACAAAAATTAATGTATTTTTAAAATAAGATAACACTCACCTGGATGATGAAGGTGAGCAACTGCCGCTATTTTGTGTCTTCAAACTACCACTTCCAGTCGACTTGCCATCTAACTGTCTTGTTTGAGAAGGACAACCAACATGTTCCGAATCCATAACACTTTCAACCAACAACATTTTTTTGTCTTTATCAGAACTACCTTTGTTACCGCTAGTATTGATTTGAGAAGACTTTGCACTACCTTCTGGATTCTCAGCATCTGTATGCCAAAAAACGAAAAGGGTAACATAAGAAACCActataataaaaatgaaaaatgaaaatctactCAAAAATCAGTATAAGTTTATAATCTAAAGGTTATACATTTGGCATCAGACTGACCAATATTTTGTAAGCTGTACATATCTGGCGTACAGCTTACTCGTTGACCTTGAAGGGATTTATAACGATAAGCAGAAAATCTCTTCCTTTTCCTATCACCAACATCTGAATTCTGACTTGTATCTTTTATACCTTCATTAA
This genomic stretch from Rutidosis leptorrhynchoides isolate AG116_Rl617_1_P2 chromosome 11, CSIRO_AGI_Rlap_v1, whole genome shotgun sequence harbors:
- the LOC139876498 gene encoding uncharacterized protein isoform X2; translated protein: MAKKKDESTTSVSKSDDASCLRRSTRGTPTKNQTTQNHSNTRKSERFEKQTSPNPSPVKQKSETQIGPSPLRRSDRGKKLAGVSDIPNSKSANEKSSNSSKQSAEDINEGIKDTSQNSDVGDRKRKRFSAYRYKSLQGQRVSCTPDMYSLQNIDAENPEGSAKSSQINTSGNKGSSDKDKKMLLVESVMDSEHVGCPSQTRQLDGKSTGSGSLKTQNSGSCSPSSSRINLDTENQMELDSRDKVMENAENNDTQTNNQNSKFVEFWVPVQISNMQLEQYCANLLSNAMFLRSCSKTDTLGSLKEILDTNMKCCNHPYLVDPSLEKHIMKDYEQSMQLDVGVKTSGKLQFLDLILPEIQKRQLKVLILFQSTSGTSIGNILDDFVLRRFGQESYVCVDGKGPISSTNKLSLHKYNKETGRYILLLESRACNPSIKLSSVDMIIIYDSDLIPTNDLKALQKLHMDSNSEQIMILRLYSSSTLEEKVLKLAEQNVSISIRPPNLRSNYDALLTWGVSNLFQRLNEFHTSSNRNISSEDSLLRDVMDEILYLISHKCKINDASNSIISRIQNFGSYAKHTEIKSRLTDVDQPYVFWRKVFEGQNPVWKFLPDSTPRQRKRPSYFLGSSEENGGVKSRRRTVNGQSKVVNEWNEGGSSVPAHNESQSSSGDQFWSTAIVNDASIHDIMKPTVFELCNVLKFTEDVKITVGKFLEFVLEKFRVSKEHTSTLQALMISLCWTGSALAKNDIDRRESFAIAKKHFKFCCREDETEEVYKKLQPAKESFLQHTDIFDSFKDPVTKNVDSSECNESSNEKEANKCNSKAENVCKKERDEIEKYNEEWEEARLKLVKGYSADEAVIRFLYNKNPSLMSEKIKRLDQEFAKKLEEHEKMRETKLKDLESKLLAAEKEHSVRGSQHEIIVVPSENPEVGPTLLDGNTNEAQSVDISDVDGADDVASKSSYTSEKQNADATSASVSVGEIQDDHMEDDVAKDDAVTVSEKIGEFQYQQRDDDVSGKVSLVDTQVPEVNTSQQQTADVAPHGDIGQTETPAGNCNEESVEEMLAIIPYTPRADVIVNETIPDDVAPHGDSEMPAGNCSKDNVEESIISPDTSHSVAESQPIDENHTDYPTVNWVLVDQSTEPTVDERTVDERTVNETTVNEPTVNKPTESQPMDENQSDIPTVNWVLVDQSTEPTVSEPTVNEQTVKETTINEMTVDETTINEMTVDETTINKLTESQPMDENQSYIPRVNWVLVDQSTEPTVNEPTDNELTESQPMDENQSDIPTVNWVLVDQSTEPTVNEMTVDEPTESQPMDENRSDIPTVNWVLVDQSTEPTANERTVNEPTESQPMDENQSDIPTVNWVLVDQSTEPTVNEPTVNEPTVKETTVDEMTVNEMTVNEPTESQPMDENQSNTPTVNWVLDDQSTEPTFNEPTDNEPTVKETTTVNEMTVNEPTVDEPNVNESNVNEPTVNEPNVNGSNVNVNEPNANEPTVNELTINEPTVNEPIVNESNVNEPNVNVNEPNANEPTVNEPPVNQLNLPSSDAQTPPVNPLDMFDSINLMGSFMPNTDPLHLEVERLNLVNNNVINLHEETKRRLKLECEKEIAEMIAQIRSKYEAKHQQALVAFYLKKNELERNLSRVLMNKMLAEAFRSKCQDLHPFRNSGIRQASPAGLMQELHRLSHPSSMTWSNSPGQTSRPWPNTLPPLSQPQTLAQIQAQAQTQPTPRSGPQQSQPPLQIVHQPSALFSNTPNRLPPTSNHQSPSITPIIPPPPPPPNLTTTRSPPIINSMSPSGMQNRSPFITNQTDMSAANLRINTETRRQPSHTPAPHIKPVLNSGDIRPPTQHIRPASNGDMDPQTRVFVRNQIRSLAPHTQPGISNEARATGPQIRAMVPQIRTPAPHIRAPAPHMRGPAPHMRPFRSTSPLPTSMPPSQHAPSSLPLTSNSQLPLSTSLSQPLPEVVSVVPATSATPTTTVHDLTSQLDVLNVTDYNIDGDGTPLFPGPSLVYLSDDD
- the LOC139876498 gene encoding uncharacterized protein isoform X1: MAKKKDESTTSVSKSDDASCLRRSTRGTPTKNQTTQNHSNTRKSERFEKQTSPNPSPVKQKSETQIGPSPLRRSDRGKKLAGVSDIPNSKSANEKSSNSSKQSAEDINEGIKDTSQNSDVGDRKRKRFSAYRYKSLQGQRVSCTPDMYSLQNIDAENPEGSAKSSQINTSGNKGSSDKDKKMLLVESVMDSEHVGCPSQTRQLDGKSTGSGSLKTQNSGSCSPSSSRINLDTENQMELDSRDKQVMENAENNDTQTNNQNSKFVEFWVPVQISNMQLEQYCANLLSNAMFLRSCSKTDTLGSLKEILDTNMKCCNHPYLVDPSLEKHIMKDYEQSMQLDVGVKTSGKLQFLDLILPEIQKRQLKVLILFQSTSGTSIGNILDDFVLRRFGQESYVCVDGKGPISSTNKLSLHKYNKETGRYILLLESRACNPSIKLSSVDMIIIYDSDLIPTNDLKALQKLHMDSNSEQIMILRLYSSSTLEEKVLKLAEQNVSISIRPPNLRSNYDALLTWGVSNLFQRLNEFHTSSNRNISSEDSLLRDVMDEILYLISHKCKINDASNSIISRIQNFGSYAKHTEIKSRLTDVDQPYVFWRKVFEGQNPVWKFLPDSTPRQRKRPSYFLGSSEENGGVKSRRRTVNGQSKVVNEWNEGGSSVPAHNESQSSSGDQFWSTAIVNDASIHDIMKPTVFELCNVLKFTEDVKITVGKFLEFVLEKFRVSKEHTSTLQALMISLCWTGSALAKNDIDRRESFAIAKKHFKFCCREDETEEVYKKLQPAKESFLQHTDIFDSFKDPVTKNVDSSECNESSNEKEANKCNSKAENVCKKERDEIEKYNEEWEEARLKLVKGYSADEAVIRFLYNKNPSLMSEKIKRLDQEFAKKLEEHEKMRETKLKDLESKLLAAEKEHSVRGSQHEIIVVPSENPEVGPTLLDGNTNEAQSVDISDVDGADDVASKSSYTSEKQNADATSASVSVGEIQDDHMEDDVAKDDAVTVSEKIGEFQYQQRDDDVSGKVSLVDTQVPEVNTSQQQTADVAPHGDIGQTETPAGNCNEESVEEMLAIIPYTPRADVIVNETIPDDVAPHGDSEMPAGNCSKDNVEESIISPDTSHSVAESQPIDENHTDYPTVNWVLVDQSTEPTVDERTVDERTVNETTVNEPTVNKPTESQPMDENQSDIPTVNWVLVDQSTEPTVSEPTVNEQTVKETTINEMTVDETTINEMTVDETTINKLTESQPMDENQSYIPRVNWVLVDQSTEPTVNEPTDNELTESQPMDENQSDIPTVNWVLVDQSTEPTVNEMTVDEPTESQPMDENRSDIPTVNWVLVDQSTEPTANERTVNEPTESQPMDENQSDIPTVNWVLVDQSTEPTVNEPTVNEPTVKETTVDEMTVNEMTVNEPTESQPMDENQSNTPTVNWVLDDQSTEPTFNEPTDNEPTVKETTTVNEMTVNEPTVDEPNVNESNVNEPTVNEPNVNGSNVNVNEPNANEPTVNELTINEPTVNEPIVNESNVNEPNVNVNEPNANEPTVNEPPVNQLNLPSSDAQTPPVNPLDMFDSINLMGSFMPNTDPLHLEVERLNLVNNNVINLHEETKRRLKLECEKEIAEMIAQIRSKYEAKHQQALVAFYLKKNELERNLSRVLMNKMLAEAFRSKCQDLHPFRNSGIRQASPAGLMQELHRLSHPSSMTWSNSPGQTSRPWPNTLPPLSQPQTLAQIQAQAQTQPTPRSGPQQSQPPLQIVHQPSALFSNTPNRLPPTSNHQSPSITPIIPPPPPPPNLTTTRSPPIINSMSPSGMQNRSPFITNQTDMSAANLRINTETRRQPSHTPAPHIKPVLNSGDIRPPTQHIRPASNGDMDPQTRVFVRNQIRSLAPHTQPGISNEARATGPQIRAMVPQIRTPAPHIRAPAPHMRGPAPHMRPFRSTSPLPTSMPPSQHAPSSLPLTSNSQLPLSTSLSQPLPEVVSVVPATSATPTTTVHDLTSQLDVLNVTDYNIDGDGTPLFPGPSLVYLSDDD